One stretch of Caloenas nicobarica isolate bCalNic1 chromosome 4, bCalNic1.hap1, whole genome shotgun sequence DNA includes these proteins:
- the LOC135988596 gene encoding 16 kDa beta-galactoside-binding lectin isoform X2 produces the protein MEQGLVVTQLDIQPGECIKVKGKILSDAKGFAVNVGKDSSNLMLHFNPRFDCHGDVNTIVCNSKEDGTWGEEDRKADFPFQHGDKVEICISFNESEATVKLPEVEFQFPNRLGMEKIEYLAVEENHLPSTWIKQTRAGGHDSGSTWGWSE, from the exons aTGGAGCAA GGACTGGTTGTTACTCAGCTGGACATCCAGCCTGGAGAGTGCATCAAAGTCAAAGGGAAGATCCTGTCTGATGCCAAAGG GTTTGCCGTGAATGTAGGGAAGGACAGCAGCAACCTCATGCTGCACTTCAACCCTCGCTTCGACTGCCATGGGGATGTCAACACCATTGTGTGCAATTCGAAGGAGGATGGCACGTGGGGTGAGGAGGACAGGAAGGCGGACTTTCCCTTCCAGCACGGTGACAAGGTCGAG ATTTGCATCTCTTTCAATGAATCGGAGGCAACAGTGAAGCTGCCTGAAGTGGAGTTCCAGTTCCCCAATCGGCTGGGCATGGAGAAAATTGAATACCTGGCTGTGGAGG AGAACCATCTGCCAAGTACTTGGATTAAACAGACTCGAGCGGGAGGACATGACTCAGGGTCCACCTGGGGATGGTCAGAgtga
- the LOC135988596 gene encoding 16 kDa beta-galactoside-binding lectin isoform X1: protein MEQGLVVTQLDIQPGECIKVKGKILSDAKGFAVNVGKDSSNLMLHFNPRFDCHGDVNTIVCNSKEDGTWGEEDRKADFPFQHGDKVEICISFNESEATVKLPEVEFQFPNRLGMEKIEYLAVEGDFKVKAIKFH from the exons aTGGAGCAA GGACTGGTTGTTACTCAGCTGGACATCCAGCCTGGAGAGTGCATCAAAGTCAAAGGGAAGATCCTGTCTGATGCCAAAGG GTTTGCCGTGAATGTAGGGAAGGACAGCAGCAACCTCATGCTGCACTTCAACCCTCGCTTCGACTGCCATGGGGATGTCAACACCATTGTGTGCAATTCGAAGGAGGATGGCACGTGGGGTGAGGAGGACAGGAAGGCGGACTTTCCCTTCCAGCACGGTGACAAGGTCGAG ATTTGCATCTCTTTCAATGAATCGGAGGCAACAGTGAAGCTGCCTGAAGTGGAGTTCCAGTTCCCCAATCGGCTGGGCATGGAGAAAATTGAATACCTGGCTGTGGAGGGTGACTTTAAAGTCAAAGCTATTAAGTTCCACTAA